The sequence below is a genomic window from Rudanella lutea DSM 19387.
TTGTTGCATGAGGTAGAGCCGAAAGGGAGCAAGTCGCCAAAATTCGCACGAATCTACTACAAAAAAACGCAACGCGCCGGGCAGATTTGACTCTACCCGGCGCGTTGGGTTCATTCAATACGGTGGCATCAAGCCTGTGCTTTTTTCTTCATGCAGCAGCTCGACGAGCCCATTTTTTCGCAATGTTCGCTTTTTGCTTTGGCTCTTGCTTTCGCTTTTTTGCCTTTGAAGGCCGGTCCGGCCATCGCTACGGTCGATAGGGTAGTGAGCAGGGCGAGGCCCATCCATACTTTTTTCATGGCAGTTGTGTTTACTTGGTTTCTTAGCAATAACCTATTTATTCGGAAATTATTGCAAACACAATGCTAACGGCTCAGCAAGTTATGCCAGCTCGATGGAATAGGTGATCTCGGCCGTGGGCCGCAGCTGCGCGGTGGCCGAGCAGTACTTGTCCATCGACAAGTCAACGGCACGCTTCACGCGGTCGGGGTCGAGGTTACCTTTGAGCTTGTACGTAATATGAATTTTCTGAAACGGTGCAGGCGTAGCTCCTTTTTCGCGCAGCCCCTCCACCGAAAGCCGGAAATCGTCGATTACCTGCCGCTGCTTACTCAGAATCAGTATCACATCGATCGCGCTACACGATGCCAGCCCCATCAGCAACATCTCCATCGGGCGGGCGCCGAGGTTGTGACCACCAATGTCGGTGGCTGCGTCGATATGCAGGGCTACGCCCGACGTGCCGGTGGCTTCGAAATGGAATGCATCGTCGACGCGTACTAACTCAACCGTCATGGCGTTGTAAGCAGGTGTCGTCTCAACGGGTTGGGAATCAACCATAGGGCTAAATTGGTTTTGTAGGTATATGTGATTAACTTCACTTAAAATTAGCTGCCATGTCCGAGAAATTTTCAGAAGACCTCTTTGACATCAAAAACGACCGCCGACTGAGCGTGTATCTGTACCGCGCCGGGTTTGGTTGTTGGCTGTTGTATATTGTATCCGGGGCCCGGTTTCTGCACGAGCTGACCATGTACCGAACAGATTTCGGTATCTTCTCGTTCTTTCTAATGGTGATGGGCCTCTCAACCTCCATGGTGTACGACTATCACCACAACCCTGCCGAGTTTGATACCAAAAAGAAATGGCTCATTATCAGCTACATGGTTTTGGCAGGGCTTGTGTACATCTTTATTGTTCGCAACCAACCCATTGATCTGCTGCGCACGTTTCACTTCTGAGTCTACTCGGGTGCGCTTGTGTCGCCTTTGCCGCTCCGCATCACACTTGTAATCTCGTTCAGTTTCTCCATTTTCTGCACAAAATCGCCTTTGAGCCGATTGCGTATAGCCGTCAGGTTATCGAGGGTTTCCTGCAAACTGTCGGGCAGAATATCTTCCAGTACCTCCCGAAACCGCTTGGCAAATGTGGGCGACTTGCCGTTGGTCGAAATGGCAATTTTCAGGTCGCCTTTGCGCACGACCGAACTGAGGTAAAAGTCGCACAGGTCGGGCGTATCGGCTACGTTGACCAGAATTTTCCGGGCCTTGCAGTCTTGCTGCACCTGCCGGTTTACGCCCTTGTCGTTGGTGCCGACAATAACCAGATCTCGGTCGGCCAGGTGTTCGGGCCTATAGGCTTCTGCAATCAGAGTGATGTTGGGGTGCTGCCCGGCCAATGCCCGAATCTCGTCGCGAATCTCGGGGGCAACGAGCGTAATGGGGGCATCGGCATCGGCGTTGAGCAGGGCCGTGAGTTTTTCGAGCCCTACGTAACCCCCGCCCACAACGAGCGTTTGCAACTGGCTAATTTTGACGAAAACAGGGAAGAGGGTATTCATGGCGCAAAGGTCGGCAGTTTGCGGCCAATGGCAAAGAGTGAATGAGGGTGCATCGGCGTGTCGGCCTCAAAGAACTCTTAATCAAGTGACTATGAAATGTATAATGTACAATGGGTATTGATTTAAATCACTGACTACCAGAGATTTATCGTTAGTTCTGCGCTGTACATTATACATTTCAACTTAAAATTTAAGCCCCACGTTGAGCCCCACAATTCGGCGTTTGGTGTTGCTGACTTCTTTTAGCACATCCTCAAAACCGTGCTGGTATACCAGATCCAGAAAGAGTGGCCCTGCATCGAAGCCCAGATTGGCCAGCCCCATAATGGTCGACCGGCGGAAATCGCCCCGCTCAAAGTTGAAATCATTGTTGCGGACACCCGTTGGCGCGGCATACTGAGCGCCCACCTGAAGCCGAACGGCCGATACCCCCCGGGGCGACTGCGCCAGTTTGATCCCAACATACACCGGTACGTGAATGTACCGCTGATCAATATTGCCGGTAATGTCTTCCAGGTTCGCGCCGTCGCCTTTCTGGTAAAAATCATTGCTCGACGTCAGGTACTCAAAGCCGATCTGCCCAAATACACGGCCTCCACCCCGGATAAAACCCCCGAGTTGCCAGCCCAATCGGCCCGTCAGCGCATCGCCGTTCACATCTTCGCCCTCAAAGCGGGTTGAGTTGCCACCTGCATACACCCCAAACGTGAAGTTTTTGTAGTTCAGTCGATCATCACGTTGGTCGTCGCGTTCGTTTTTGTCGGGCTCATCACCATTTCGACGCAACAGCCGCTCGGTATCCCGTTGCCCATCGCGGTATCCCTCGCGGTAGGCGTCGAGCATTTCCCGGCCATTGCCCGATGGGCGCATCTCCCGTTCATCGCGCATGGGTCCCAAACGTTCATTGCGGTAGGGGCTTACGTCCCGGTAAGGCCGGTCGTTGCGGAAATCGCGCCGGTACTCTCGATCATCGCGTTCGGGCCGGTTGCTGCGGTCGTCGGACCGAAACCGGTCGTAGTCGTTTGTGTTTCGTTGGCCGTATGCCAAACTGCCTCCCAGCACACCCAGTGTGCAGAGCGCTACCTGTACCGTATGTTTCATCACGTTGAGTTGTGGGTAACAATTGTTGCCCTATTGGATAACAAGGCAAAAGGGGCTATGTTCGGAAATACTGCCTAAACCCAGACAACGAGGCACAAAAAAACCACCCCGTTGGGGGTGGCTGGCAAATGTTGTTTGGTCAGGCTTAGAAACGGAAGCCTACATTGAAGGCCCACATCCGGCGTTTGGTATCCGCGTTGTCGAATACGTTTTGCAAGCCGTGGTTGTACACCGCATCGAGGGTTACAGGCCCAAGGTTGATACCAGCACCCAGCAGACCGTTCAGAATCGTACGATTCAGGTCGTCGCGGTTCAGATTGAAGTTGTTGTTACCGATTGACACCAGCGACGACAGTTCCAAACCAGCTTGCAGACGCAGACCAGCCAAAGCACCGATGCGGGCACCTACGTAAGCCGGAATAGCCAGGAAGTGCTGATCGATTTGTCCACGCACATCAGCGCCCGTTGTTGCTGTGCCTGAAGTTGGGTTACCAATGGCTGAACCACTTCGAACTAAGTTTGAGGTTGAGTTCCGATACTCCAGACCAATCTGACCGAAGATCGTACCACCCGAGCGGCCGTAAATACCGGCCTGCCAGCCTGTGCGGTAAGCATCGTCCGGGATAGGCTCATTCACAAACCGCGAGAAGTTCAAACCCGCATACACCCCAAACTTACCATCTTTACCCCAGGCCCGGTCGCCGTTGGTATCCCGAGTCCGGGTAGGCGTAGTACCGTAGTCGGAAGTTGTTGTCGTTGTGGTAGTCGTAGCGTTGTACGTAGGAGCGCTGTTCATCGCACCTGTTCCGGTTGTGTTGCCGGTGCTGCCTGAGCTGTAGGTGCCATTGCTGGTGGTGCCGGTTCCCATCGACTCAGTACCGCTCATGGTGCCGGTCGTGTTGGCGTTGTACGTTGGCGACGACGACATGTTTGTATTGGTGGTTGTCGTCGTTGATGACATCGAGCCTGACGTAGTCGACTCGGAGTTTGTTTGTGCGTAGACTGCACCCGTAGCCAGCAGGCAAAGTGCGAAAACTGATTTTTTCATGACTTTCATAACGTTTAGTGAATTGTACTAAAAAGGGGTGTGATCAAGCAGACCACACCCCCTTAACAGACGAGAGAAAAGCAATGTTTTAGTTTTTTCTCATGTGCTTGTAAAAATTAATTAAACCGTTGGTTGAATTATCGTGTGACCCAACCGGTTCGTCGTCGGCCAATTCGGGTACAATACGGTTGGCCAACTGCTTGCCCAACTCTACCCCCCACTGATCAAAACTAAAGATATTCCAGATCACGCCCTGCACAAAGATTTTGTGTTCGTACATCGCAATCAGGCTGCCGAGTGCCCGGGGCGTAACTTGTTTGAGCATAATCGAATTGGTGGGCCGGTTTCCCGAAAACACCTTAAATGGCGTCAGAAAAGCCACCTCTTCTTCGCTTTTTCCGGCCTTACGCAGCTCTTCGGCCGCTTCTTCGGCCGATTTGCCATTCATCAGGGCTTCGGTTTGAGCGAAGAAATTGGACAAAAGCAATTGATGGTGATTTCCGATGGGCCGTTGGCTGATAGCCGGCGCAATAAAGTCGCACGGAATCAGTTTGGTACCCTGATGAATAAGCTGATAAAAAGCGTGCTGCCCGTTGGTGCCCGGCTCACCCCAGATAATCGGCCCGGTTTGGTAGTCGGTGGGGTTACCGGTACGGTCGGTCGATTTGCCGTTGCTCTCCATATCGCCCTGCTGGAAGTAAGCCGCAAACCGGTGTAAATATTGATCGTACGGCAGGATGGCCTGCGTCTGCGCACCAAAGAAATTATTGTACCAAATACCCAGCAACGCCAGGGTTACGGGGATGTTTTTGGCAAAGGGTGTATCGCGGAAATGCACATCCATATCGTGCGCACCGGCCAGTAGCTCTTCAAAATTATCGAACCCAATGTACAGGGCAATCGACAACCCAATGGCCGACCACAGCGAGTACCGGCCACCGACCCAGTCCCAGAAGCCAAACATATTTTCGGGATCAATGCCAAACGCTTCGACCGCCTTCCGGTTGGTCGAGAGGGCGGCAAAATGTCGGGCAATGTCGGTTTCGGTACCCCCATTTTGCAGGAACCAGTCACGGGCAGTACCGGCGTTGGTCATGGTTTCCTGGGTGGTGAAGGTCTTGGAGGCAATCAGAAACAGGGTTGTTTCGGGGTTTACCTGCTGAAGGGTCTCGTACACATGCACTCCGTCGACGTTCGATACAAAATGTACCCGCAGGCTGTCCGACGCGTACGGCTTAAGGGCTTCGGTGACCATCACCGGGCCCAGGTCGGAGCCGCCGATACCAATGTTTACTACATCGGTGATGGCCTTACCCGTATAGCCTTTCCACTCGCCCGACCGAATCCGCTCGGTAAACCCTTTCATGCGGCTCAGCACCTCGTTTACCTCCGGCATTACATCCTGACCATCTACCAGGATCGGCGTGTTCGAGCGGTTCCGCAGGGCAATGTGCAGCACAGCCCGGTCTTCGGTCGCGTTGATCCGGTCGCCCGAGAACAGTTTGTCGATAGCGTCTTTCAGGTCGGCCTGTTCGGCCAGTTGAACGAGTAGCGCGTGCGTTTCCTGGGTGATCCGGTTTTTCGAGAAATCGACCAGCATATCGGCAAACCGGAGCGAGAATGTATCGAAGCGGGCCGGGTCGGCGGCAAACAGATCGCGCAGGTGCAGGGGTTCAACGGCCTCGAAGTGGGTTTGGAGTTGGGCGTAAGCGGGCAGCGCCGTAAAAGAGTGAGTTTTCAGCATCGGATTGTCTCAGGTTGTTTATATTGCTTGAGCGCGTAAAACGCTTATAAATTCATCGGTACCGATGACGTTGAGGGTT
It includes:
- a CDS encoding OsmC family protein; its protein translation is MVDSQPVETTPAYNAMTVELVRVDDAFHFEATGTSGVALHIDAATDIGGHNLGARPMEMLLMGLASCSAIDVILILSKQRQVIDDFRLSVEGLREKGATPAPFQKIHITYKLKGNLDPDRVKRAVDLSMDKYCSATAQLRPTAEITYSIELA
- a CDS encoding precorrin-2 dehydrogenase/sirohydrochlorin ferrochelatase family protein; the encoded protein is MNTLFPVFVKISQLQTLVVGGGYVGLEKLTALLNADADAPITLVAPEIRDEIRALAGQHPNITLIAEAYRPEHLADRDLVIVGTNDKGVNRQVQQDCKARKILVNVADTPDLCDFYLSSVVRKGDLKIAISTNGKSPTFAKRFREVLEDILPDSLQETLDNLTAIRNRLKGDFVQKMEKLNEITSVMRSGKGDTSAPE
- a CDS encoding PorT family protein, yielding MKKSVFALCLLATGAVYAQTNSESTTSGSMSSTTTTTNTNMSSSPTYNANTTGTMSGTESMGTGTTSNGTYSSGSTGNTTGTGAMNSAPTYNATTTTTTTTSDYGTTPTRTRDTNGDRAWGKDGKFGVYAGLNFSRFVNEPIPDDAYRTGWQAGIYGRSGGTIFGQIGLEYRNSTSNLVRSGSAIGNPTSGTATTGADVRGQIDQHFLAIPAYVGARIGALAGLRLQAGLELSSLVSIGNNNFNLNRDDLNRTILNGLLGAGINLGPVTLDAVYNHGLQNVFDNADTKRRMWAFNVGFRF
- the pgi gene encoding glucose-6-phosphate isomerase, whose translation is MLKTHSFTALPAYAQLQTHFEAVEPLHLRDLFAADPARFDTFSLRFADMLVDFSKNRITQETHALLVQLAEQADLKDAIDKLFSGDRINATEDRAVLHIALRNRSNTPILVDGQDVMPEVNEVLSRMKGFTERIRSGEWKGYTGKAITDVVNIGIGGSDLGPVMVTEALKPYASDSLRVHFVSNVDGVHVYETLQQVNPETTLFLIASKTFTTQETMTNAGTARDWFLQNGGTETDIARHFAALSTNRKAVEAFGIDPENMFGFWDWVGGRYSLWSAIGLSIALYIGFDNFEELLAGAHDMDVHFRDTPFAKNIPVTLALLGIWYNNFFGAQTQAILPYDQYLHRFAAYFQQGDMESNGKSTDRTGNPTDYQTGPIIWGEPGTNGQHAFYQLIHQGTKLIPCDFIAPAISQRPIGNHHQLLLSNFFAQTEALMNGKSAEEAAEELRKAGKSEEEVAFLTPFKVFSGNRPTNSIMLKQVTPRALGSLIAMYEHKIFVQGVIWNIFSFDQWGVELGKQLANRIVPELADDEPVGSHDNSTNGLINFYKHMRKN